Proteins from a genomic interval of Desulfovibrio piger:
- a CDS encoding glucokinase has protein sequence MHMLAAIDLGGTHCRFARFAATPRGLDLEAVETCPTAGLQDSDAVLQQWESCLHTPLSRVAALVIGVAGPVQDGLRARLSNAPLRIDLNAVMPQFGLRRARVVNDFVCEACACLTRVGERSLHLLGPADIPCPSHCSPGEAPAPVAVLGAGTGLGAGWLVPQADGGRLRWSPLPSESGHQAFAFLGREEEDFAVFARERLGRSLLRPDDVVTGRGLAVLHHFLTGRDLTPAAAAAEGLVGDQPTLRWYARFLGRTCAHWGLATLCYSGLFLTGGMVLRNPVVTEHPAFAEVFSLAPELGVLERIPVRRYTDAYSGLWGAAWLGANLAGVPAGR, from the coding sequence ATGCACATGCTTGCCGCCATCGATCTGGGGGGGACCCACTGCCGTTTTGCCCGTTTTGCCGCCACGCCCCGGGGGCTGGATCTGGAGGCTGTGGAAACGTGTCCGACAGCCGGCCTGCAGGACAGTGATGCGGTCCTGCAGCAGTGGGAAAGCTGTCTGCACACCCCGCTGTCACGGGTGGCAGCGCTGGTCATAGGCGTTGCCGGGCCTGTGCAGGATGGTCTGCGCGCCCGTCTGAGCAATGCTCCCTTGCGGATAGATCTGAACGCCGTCATGCCGCAGTTCGGTCTGCGCCGGGCCCGTGTGGTCAATGATTTCGTCTGTGAGGCCTGCGCCTGCCTGACCCGGGTGGGGGAGCGGTCCCTGCATCTGCTGGGACCGGCTGACATCCCTTGTCCGTCGCATTGTTCTCCCGGGGAGGCGCCTGCGCCTGTGGCCGTTCTGGGGGCCGGTACGGGACTGGGGGCCGGCTGGCTGGTCCCGCAGGCGGACGGCGGGCGGCTGCGCTGGTCGCCCCTGCCGTCAGAGTCCGGGCATCAGGCCTTTGCCTTTCTGGGGCGGGAAGAAGAGGACTTCGCGGTCTTTGCCCGTGAACGGCTGGGACGGTCATTGCTGCGCCCTGATGATGTGGTCACGGGGCGCGGTCTGGCCGTGCTGCACCACTTTCTGACGGGCCGGGATCTGACGCCTGCCGCTGCTGCGGCCGAAGGTCTGGTGGGAGACCAGCCGACCCTGCGCTGGTATGCCCGTTTCCTGGGGCGGACATGTGCGCACTGGGGGCTGGCCACGCTGTGTTACAGCGGCCTTTTTCTCACCGGGGGCATGGTGTTGCGCAATCCTGTGGTCACAGAGCATCCGGCTTTTGCGGAAGTTTTTTCTCTGGCTCCGGAGCTGGGGGTG
- a CDS encoding YhdT family protein: protein MARKNDSRFLQANREALFALAAYALYFLWWYLTAYGLGSDSPDNYSYTLGMPDWFFYSCVLGYPVACLLVWGLVRFFFKDMPLDDDDASQALEAPSSENHPGREERP, encoded by the coding sequence ATGGCCCGCAAAAACGACTCGCGTTTCCTTCAGGCGAACCGGGAAGCCCTGTTCGCCCTGGCCGCCTACGCCCTGTATTTCCTCTGGTGGTATCTGACAGCCTACGGACTGGGGAGCGACTCCCCGGACAACTACAGCTATACGCTGGGCATGCCGGACTGGTTCTTCTACAGCTGTGTGCTGGGTTACCCTGTAGCCTGTTTGCTCGTCTGGGGACTGGTGCGCTTTTTCTTCAAGGACATGCCCCTTGACGATGACGATGCGTCACAGGCATTGGAAGCGCCCTCCTCCGAAAACCATCCCGGCCGGGAGGAACGTCCATGA
- the panF gene encoding sodium/pantothenate symporter — MTAASSTLLPIVLYLALSFVVALWAGKLSRKHENASGFLEEYFLGSRSMGGFVLAMTVVASYTSASSFIGGPGVAYTVGLSWVLLAMIQMPTVFLTIGVLGKRFAMEARAMNAVTITDYLRVRYGSDAVAILCSLALLVFFVAAMTAQFIGGARLFQAITGYPYEVGLALFGITVIAYTALGGFRAVVLTDAMQGIVMTVASVVVLLAVVQAGGGMEACMLRLKAIDPGLITPTGPKDAVPQPMILSFWVLVGLGVLGLPQTSQRCMGYKDSRAMHSAMIMGTVIIGFLLLSVHLAGALGRAVIPGLAVGDMAMPSLILELLPPFWAGVFIAGPLAAIMSTVDSMLLLASAAIIKDLYVQYVLKGDSSRMPLQRIKRFSLGCTAAIGAVVFMAALEPPDLLVWINLFAFGGLEATFLWPLLLGLYWRKANAAGALSSILVGVACFFALSVLKPSMYGIHAIVPSTLAALLAFLLGNRLGTSRSA, encoded by the coding sequence ATGACGGCTGCTTCCTCCACGCTGCTCCCCATCGTCCTTTATCTGGCGCTTTCCTTTGTGGTGGCCCTGTGGGCCGGAAAACTTTCCCGCAAACATGAGAACGCGTCGGGCTTCCTTGAGGAATACTTTCTGGGCAGCCGTTCCATGGGCGGCTTTGTGCTGGCCATGACCGTGGTGGCCAGCTACACCAGTGCCAGCAGTTTCATCGGCGGGCCTGGGGTGGCCTATACCGTGGGTCTGAGCTGGGTCCTGCTGGCCATGATCCAGATGCCCACCGTCTTCCTGACCATCGGGGTCCTGGGCAAACGCTTCGCCATGGAAGCCCGGGCCATGAATGCCGTGACCATCACCGATTACCTGCGCGTCCGCTATGGCAGTGACGCCGTGGCCATCCTTTGCTCTCTGGCCCTGCTGGTCTTTTTCGTGGCTGCCATGACAGCCCAGTTCATCGGCGGTGCCCGCCTGTTCCAGGCCATCACCGGCTACCCTTATGAAGTCGGGCTGGCGCTCTTCGGCATCACGGTCATCGCCTATACCGCGCTGGGCGGGTTCCGTGCCGTTGTCCTTACCGATGCCATGCAGGGCATCGTCATGACTGTGGCTTCCGTCGTGGTACTGCTGGCGGTGGTCCAGGCCGGCGGCGGCATGGAGGCCTGCATGCTGCGCCTCAAGGCCATCGATCCCGGCCTCATCACGCCCACAGGGCCCAAGGATGCCGTGCCCCAGCCCATGATCCTCTCTTTCTGGGTACTGGTTGGTCTGGGCGTACTGGGGCTGCCCCAGACGAGCCAGCGCTGCATGGGCTACAAGGACTCACGGGCCATGCACAGCGCCATGATCATGGGCACGGTCATCATCGGCTTCCTCCTGTTGAGCGTCCATCTGGCCGGGGCACTGGGCCGGGCCGTCATCCCCGGCCTTGCCGTAGGCGACATGGCCATGCCCAGCCTGATACTGGAGCTGCTGCCGCCGTTCTGGGCCGGGGTCTTCATCGCCGGGCCTCTGGCGGCCATCATGTCCACGGTGGACTCCATGCTGCTCCTGGCCTCAGCGGCCATCATCAAGGATCTGTATGTACAGTACGTCCTGAAGGGCGACAGCAGCCGCATGCCGTTGCAGCGCATCAAGCGCTTCAGTCTGGGCTGTACGGCCGCCATCGGCGCCGTTGTCTTTATGGCAGCCCTGGAGCCGCCGGACCTGCTGGTCTGGATCAACCTGTTTGCCTTTGGTGGTCTAGAAGCCACCTTCCTCTGGCCCCTGCTGCTGGGCCTGTACTGGCGCAAGGCCAATGCGGCCGGCGCCCTGAGCTCCATTCTGGTGGGGGTGGCCTGCTTTTTTGCTCTGAGCGTCCTCAAGCCCTCCATGTACGGCATCCATGCCATCGTGCCCTCTACTCTCGCGGCCCTGCTGGCTTTCCTGCTGGGGAACAGGCTGGGGACATCGCGCTCTGCCTGA
- a CDS encoding TRAP transporter large permease: MELFLFLGSLFAFLFVGIPISMVLVLCSIVLMWHAGMWDSMIIPSTMLDGANNYPLMAIPFFVFAGEIMAEGGLSKRVVQLAQLMIGRVRGGLGYAAIISSVIFAGLMGSSVGEAAALGGLLLPMMAEVGYKPGRAGGVIASGAILGPIIPPSTNFILLGATISGLSITKLFMIGLFPGIFIGLALMVVWFFIVRIDGYNETITFTREEKWKIIRDATPAFMMPVLLLGGIRFGVFTPTEGGAFAAIYAIIVCMGYYRELSFRDLLRVSARAARTTAVVMLIVATATAVGWFITIAQIPNQVTDLFRPLIDSPVLLLLAINIFLLLVGMVMDLTPNILIFAPVFYPLITQAGIDPYFFGLLFILNLGIGVITPPVGTVLYVVCGVGNIKITKLVQGMLPFLVTEIIMLFLLLFFPSLSLTPLNWLMGG, translated from the coding sequence ATGGAGCTTTTTCTTTTCCTTGGCAGCCTCTTTGCGTTCCTGTTCGTAGGCATCCCCATCTCCATGGTGCTGGTGCTGTGCTCCATCGTGCTCATGTGGCATGCCGGCATGTGGGACAGCATGATCATTCCCTCCACCATGCTGGACGGGGCCAACAACTATCCCCTCATGGCCATCCCCTTCTTCGTCTTTGCCGGCGAGATCATGGCCGAGGGCGGCCTGTCCAAACGAGTGGTGCAGCTGGCCCAGCTCATGATCGGTCGCGTGCGCGGCGGTCTTGGTTATGCCGCCATCATCTCCAGCGTGATCTTTGCCGGTCTGATGGGCAGCTCCGTGGGTGAAGCCGCGGCCCTGGGCGGCCTGCTGCTGCCCATGATGGCCGAAGTGGGCTACAAGCCCGGCCGTGCGGGCGGCGTCATCGCCTCGGGCGCCATCCTCGGCCCCATCATCCCGCCCAGCACCAACTTCATCCTGCTGGGTGCGACCATCAGCGGCCTGTCCATCACCAAGCTGTTCATGATCGGCCTGTTCCCGGGCATCTTCATCGGCCTGGCCCTGATGGTGGTCTGGTTCTTCATCGTGCGCATCGATGGTTATAACGAGACCATCACCTTCACGCGTGAAGAAAAGTGGAAGATCATCCGCGACGCCACTCCGGCCTTCATGATGCCCGTGCTGCTGCTGGGCGGCATCCGCTTTGGCGTGTTCACGCCCACGGAAGGCGGTGCCTTTGCGGCCATCTACGCCATCATCGTCTGTATGGGGTACTACCGGGAACTGAGCTTCCGCGATCTGCTGCGCGTCAGCGCCCGTGCGGCACGGACCACCGCTGTGGTCATGCTCATCGTGGCCACGGCCACGGCCGTGGGCTGGTTCATCACCATCGCCCAGATCCCCAACCAGGTGACCGATCTGTTCCGGCCGCTCATCGACAGCCCCGTGCTCCTGCTGCTGGCCATCAACATCTTCCTGCTCCTGGTGGGCATGGTCATGGACCTGACCCCCAACATCCTGATCTTTGCCCCGGTGTTCTATCCCCTGATCACCCAGGCCGGTATCGACCCGTACTTCTTCGGCCTGCTGTTCATCCTGAACCTGGGCATCGGCGTCATCACCCCGCCCGTGGGTACGGTGCTTTACGTGGTCTGCGGTGTGGGCAACATCAAGATCACCAAGCTGGTGCAGGGCATGCTGCCGTTCCTGGTGACGGAGATCATCATGCTCTTCCTGCTCCTCTTCTTCCCCTCGCTCTCCCTTACGCCGCTCAACTGGCTTATGGGCGGCTAG
- a CDS encoding TRAP transporter small permease, producing MSSETKTTPATAPGQPAAENRHGLSGELLFEIFCAVIFLGMIGLVFYNAFLRYVFGGSYPPSEEWARFLFIYITFFGAIEAFYWKKHIAVDMFVDMFSGMSRKCIEILAILLTMGALGLLLDGGITYVLQTIDTNSVATNVNMAFINSTLPIMAFTAILICLRDLIALVRRPASSFVKATEEEKIEQEISKEL from the coding sequence ATGAGCAGCGAAACCAAAACGACGCCCGCGACGGCTCCCGGGCAGCCGGCTGCCGAAAACAGGCACGGTTTGTCTGGCGAACTGCTTTTTGAAATTTTCTGTGCGGTCATCTTTCTGGGGATGATCGGTCTGGTCTTCTATAATGCCTTTTTGCGCTATGTATTTGGCGGAAGTTATCCCCCCAGCGAGGAATGGGCGCGCTTTCTTTTCATCTACATCACCTTTTTCGGTGCCATTGAGGCGTTCTACTGGAAAAAGCATATCGCGGTGGACATGTTTGTGGACATGTTCTCGGGCATGTCCCGCAAATGCATAGAGATCCTGGCCATTCTGCTGACCATGGGCGCCCTGGGGCTGCTGCTTGACGGCGGCATCACCTATGTGCTGCAGACCATCGACACCAACTCGGTCGCCACCAATGTCAACATGGCCTTCATCAACAGCACGCTGCCCATCATGGCCTTCACGGCCATCCTTATCTGCCTGCGGGATCTGATCGCCCTCGTGCGCCGTCCCGCCAGCAGCTTCGTCAAGGCGACGGAAGAGGAAAAGATCGAGCAGGAAATCAGCAAGGAGTTGTAG
- a CDS encoding TRAP transporter substrate-binding protein — MKRIVALLLACAFVMGALAAPAMAAKTVVIKIAGMKPEGEPETIGMHKFGQYLKELSGGKYEVQVFPNSTLGKEDAYIASTRKGIIQMCATGTQTSALHPAMAMLETPMLYDSYDHARRAMEGETFKLINEGFTEKSGLRTLNAFPLGFRHFYTKKPLNSVNDVKGLRMRVPNIPLYTNFAKECGISGQPMPFAEVPSALDQGVIDGGDSPLSDIVALKMYEITPQITLTGHILVIHSLYINEKFYQSLPEQDKAWFNEAAKRAADDIWQMVEEGDAKAIETIKAAKGSVNTPSKEFHDYMVEAGKRSWKLFYDTVPNAKEILESAASYRDAK, encoded by the coding sequence ATGAAACGTATCGTTGCACTGCTTTTGGCCTGCGCCTTTGTCATGGGTGCGCTGGCTGCGCCTGCCATGGCTGCCAAGACCGTCGTCATCAAGATCGCCGGTATGAAGCCCGAAGGCGAACCTGAAACCATCGGCATGCACAAGTTCGGCCAGTATCTGAAGGAACTGTCTGGCGGCAAATACGAGGTGCAGGTCTTCCCCAACAGTACCCTGGGCAAGGAAGATGCCTACATCGCCAGCACCCGTAAGGGCATCATCCAGATGTGTGCCACGGGTACCCAGACTTCGGCCCTGCATCCTGCCATGGCCATGCTGGAAACCCCCATGCTGTACGACAGCTATGACCACGCCCGCCGCGCCATGGAAGGCGAGACCTTCAAGCTGATCAATGAAGGCTTCACCGAAAAGTCCGGTCTGCGTACCCTGAACGCCTTCCCTCTGGGCTTCCGTCACTTCTACACCAAGAAGCCCCTGAACAGCGTCAATGACGTGAAGGGCCTGCGCATGCGCGTGCCCAACATCCCTCTGTACACCAACTTTGCCAAGGAATGCGGCATCAGCGGCCAGCCCATGCCCTTCGCCGAAGTGCCCAGCGCTCTTGACCAGGGCGTCATCGACGGCGGCGACAGCCCCCTGTCCGATATCGTGGCTCTGAAGATGTACGAGATCACCCCCCAGATCACCCTGACCGGTCACATCCTGGTGATCCACTCCCTGTACATCAACGAAAAGTTCTACCAGAGCCTGCCGGAACAGGACAAGGCCTGGTTCAACGAAGCCGCCAAGCGTGCTGCTGACGACATCTGGCAGATGGTGGAAGAAGGCGACGCCAAGGCCATCGAGACCATCAAGGCCGCCAAGGGTTCTGTGAACACGCCTTCCAAGGAATTCCACGACTACATGGTGGAAGCGGGCAAGCGCAGCTGGAAGCTGTTCTATGACACCGTTCCCAATGCCAAGGAAATTCTGGAAAGCGCCGCCAGCTACCGCGACGCGAAGTAA
- a CDS encoding DeoR/GlpR family DNA-binding transcription regulator, with protein sequence MTKTTERHQALLHMLNARGYATIDELTKCFSVTPQTIRKDINTLAGQGKVQRFHGGVGMPLSTENILYEQRKKLFLPEKKAIAQMLAKHIPDGASICINLGTTTEEVAYALLGHNNLRVLTNNLNVAAIMARNPNFDVVVAGGTVRHHDHGIIGPSAENFIREFRVDYGIIGISGIDQEGNMLDFDYREVSVARTIIECSRRVFLATDNSKFGRSAMVRVANVCDIEAVFSNAPLEEHWQHMLQEAGTELYLV encoded by the coding sequence ATGACCAAGACAACGGAACGCCATCAGGCCCTGCTGCACATGCTCAACGCGCGCGGCTATGCGACCATCGACGAGCTCACCAAATGTTTTTCCGTGACCCCGCAGACCATCCGCAAGGATATCAATACCCTGGCCGGACAGGGCAAGGTGCAGCGGTTCCACGGCGGTGTCGGCATGCCGCTGAGCACGGAGAACATCCTTTACGAGCAGCGCAAAAAGCTCTTCCTGCCTGAAAAAAAGGCCATCGCCCAGATGCTGGCCAAACATATCCCCGACGGGGCCTCCATCTGCATCAACCTGGGCACGACCACCGAGGAGGTCGCCTATGCCCTGCTGGGGCACAACAACCTGAGGGTGCTGACCAACAACCTCAACGTGGCCGCCATCATGGCCCGCAATCCCAACTTCGACGTGGTGGTGGCCGGCGGCACGGTGCGGCATCACGACCACGGCATCATCGGCCCCAGCGCGGAGAATTTCATCCGGGAATTCCGGGTGGATTACGGCATCATCGGCATCTCCGGCATCGACCAGGAAGGCAACATGCTGGACTTCGATTACAGGGAGGTCTCGGTGGCCCGGACCATCATCGAATGCTCGCGCCGGGTCTTCCTAGCCACGGACAATTCCAAATTCGGCCGTTCCGCCATGGTCCGGGTGGCCAATGTCTGCGATATCGAAGCCGTGTTCTCCAATGCCCCGCTCGAGGAGCACTGGCAGCACATGCTCCAGGAAGCCGGGACGGAACTGTATCTGGTCTAG
- a CDS encoding Na+/H+ antiporter NhaC family protein has translation MSMNAVVISLFLGGLALCIVTGASLLWALAFGLLCFTGHAFRLGFRPREIVGLCGRGVRTIGNILKIFVLIGMLTAVWRSAGTIPYIIHHCLPWVDPAHFHLWVFLLCSLLSLLLGTSFGTASTLGVVFMLLARTAGLDPLLTAGAVMSGIYVGDRSSPMSSSAALVCALTGTSIYDNVRLMWRTSLLPFFLVCLAYVLLPSARAESLPHVDGLFADGLVLDARALLPAVFMLVPLLLRWDVKKIMACSILAGCVVSLAVQQMSPAALLRCLVFGYEPPAGMEMLAGGGLLSMAQVAGIVLLTSAYAGLLEATGLLDGLSSLCKRLSLRLGAFRTTVLAGLPVAAVSCNQTLGIMLTKQLCAPLWQNGKEMVLPLENGIVLLAAIIPWSIAGSVPCAIMGVGPECLPYAFYLYMVPLTDMLLRRR, from the coding sequence ATGTCCATGAACGCCGTCGTCATATCGCTGTTTCTTGGTGGGCTGGCCCTGTGCATCGTCACGGGCGCATCCTTGCTGTGGGCTCTGGCCTTCGGACTGCTGTGTTTTACCGGGCACGCTTTCCGTCTGGGCTTTCGGCCCCGCGAGATCGTGGGCCTGTGCGGCAGGGGCGTGCGGACCATCGGCAACATCCTGAAGATCTTCGTCCTCATCGGTATGCTGACAGCGGTCTGGCGTTCGGCCGGGACCATCCCCTACATCATCCACCACTGCCTGCCCTGGGTGGATCCTGCCCATTTTCATCTATGGGTCTTCCTGCTGTGCAGCCTGCTGAGTCTGCTGCTTGGGACCTCGTTCGGCACGGCCAGTACATTGGGCGTCGTCTTCATGCTGCTGGCGCGCACGGCCGGGCTCGATCCGCTCCTGACGGCCGGAGCGGTCATGAGCGGCATTTATGTGGGGGACCGAAGTTCGCCCATGTCGTCCAGCGCGGCGCTGGTCTGCGCCCTGACAGGGACGTCCATCTATGACAACGTACGGCTCATGTGGCGTACGTCCCTGCTGCCCTTCTTTCTGGTCTGCCTGGCCTACGTCCTGCTGCCGTCGGCACGGGCCGAGAGCCTGCCGCATGTGGACGGTCTGTTTGCCGACGGGCTGGTGCTGGATGCCCGGGCCCTGCTGCCGGCCGTCTTCATGCTGGTCCCCCTGCTGTTGCGCTGGGATGTCAAAAAAATCATGGCATGCAGTATCCTTGCCGGATGCGTGGTCTCTCTGGCTGTCCAGCAGATGTCACCGGCTGCCTTGCTGCGCTGTCTGGTGTTCGGCTATGAGCCTCCGGCGGGCATGGAGATGCTGGCGGGGGGCGGCCTGCTCTCCATGGCACAGGTGGCGGGCATCGTCCTGTTGACTTCGGCCTATGCGGGCCTTCTGGAGGCGACCGGTCTGCTGGATGGCCTTTCTTCGCTTTGCAAGCGGCTGTCCTTACGGCTGGGGGCCTTTCGGACCACGGTGCTGGCAGGCCTGCCCGTGGCTGCCGTGAGCTGCAACCAGACGCTCGGCATCATGCTGACGAAGCAGCTGTGCGCCCCTCTCTGGCAGAACGGGAAGGAGATGGTCCTGCCGCTGGAAAACGGCATCGTCCTGCTGGCGGCCATCATCCCCTGGAGCATCGCCGGGAGCGTTCCTTGCGCCATCATGGGCGTGGGACCGGAGTGCCTGCCTTATGCTTTTTATCTGTATATGGTGCCGTTGACGGACATGCTGCTGCGGCGCCGCTAA
- a CDS encoding alpha/beta hydrolase — MQYATHYEEGKKVSFKKFDLNLAGLLFLPDGFDADAKYPAVVVTHPGGGVKEQCSSLYAWHLARAGYVALAFDASHQGESEGLPRCLEDPFSRVEDIRSAVDYLVTLPYVDEERIGAMGVCAGGGYTMSAIQTDVRIKAAAGISTWDVGDSARNGFPGVEIENFMQKLLQEVARARTAAARGEEAPCWKYVPDGPDEIDEHTSVIQREAYEYYRTPRCSYPTSVNRYLVSSNDKLAAFDAFAYLDTVSPRPLLFIVGSRADTLYFTEDAYRRAREPKKIHMVEGASHVDLYDKPEYVTQVVEALKEFFGKAL; from the coding sequence ATGCAGTACGCGACGCATTACGAAGAAGGGAAAAAAGTTTCGTTCAAAAAGTTCGATCTCAATTTGGCGGGCCTGCTGTTCCTGCCCGATGGTTTTGATGCGGACGCCAAATATCCGGCGGTGGTGGTCACCCATCCCGGCGGCGGCGTGAAGGAACAGTGTTCCTCGCTTTACGCCTGGCATCTGGCCCGGGCCGGCTATGTGGCCCTGGCATTCGATGCCTCCCATCAGGGCGAGAGCGAAGGTCTGCCCCGGTGTCTGGAAGATCCTTTCTCGCGCGTGGAGGACATCCGCTCGGCTGTGGATTACCTCGTCACCCTGCCGTACGTCGATGAAGAGCGCATCGGGGCCATGGGGGTCTGCGCGGGGGGCGGCTATACCATGAGCGCCATCCAGACCGATGTGCGCATCAAGGCGGCGGCCGGGATCAGCACCTGGGACGTGGGCGACAGCGCCAGAAACGGCTTTCCCGGTGTCGAGATCGAAAACTTCATGCAGAAGCTGCTGCAGGAAGTGGCCCGCGCCAGAACGGCGGCAGCCCGGGGAGAGGAAGCCCCTTGCTGGAAGTATGTTCCGGACGGCCCGGACGAGATCGACGAGCATACGTCCGTGATCCAGCGGGAAGCCTACGAATATTACAGGACGCCGCGCTGCAGTTATCCGACGTCCGTCAACCGTTACCTTGTTTCCAGCAATGACAAGTTGGCGGCCTTCGATGCCTTTGCCTATCTGGATACGGTGTCGCCCCGTCCTCTGCTGTTCATCGTGGGCAGCCGGGCGGATACGCTCTATTTCACGGAAGATGCCTACCGGCGGGCCAGGGAGCCCAAGAAGATCCATATGGTGGAAGGAGCCAGCCACGTGGACCTGTACGACAAGCCGGAATACGTCACTCAGGTGGTGGAAGCCCTGAAAGAGTTCTTCGGCAAGGCGCTGTAG
- a CDS encoding DapH/DapD/GlmU-related protein — MMSLDTLLEHLDAGQPLVTGTEAFDCMHGYSYEAMRLTAELNNAFHTPEEIREIMGRITGRPIDETFRLFPPFYTDFGKNIRIGRRVFINACCCFQDQGGISIGDGTLIGHRVTLATINHGLPPDRRHVHNIAPIVIGKDVWIGSGAILLPGVHVGDGAVVAAGSVVREDVPPRTIVAGVPARIIKTVEQGA; from the coding sequence ATGATGTCTCTGGACACATTGCTGGAACACCTGGATGCGGGACAGCCGCTGGTCACGGGCACGGAAGCCTTTGACTGCATGCACGGCTATTCGTACGAGGCCATGCGCCTGACCGCGGAGCTGAACAATGCCTTCCATACGCCTGAAGAGATCCGGGAGATCATGGGGCGGATCACGGGACGTCCGATAGATGAGACGTTCCGACTGTTCCCGCCGTTCTATACCGACTTCGGCAAAAATATCCGCATCGGGCGCCGTGTTTTCATCAATGCCTGCTGCTGTTTCCAGGATCAGGGCGGGATCAGCATCGGTGACGGGACGCTCATCGGGCACCGGGTGACCCTGGCCACCATCAACCACGGCTTGCCGCCGGACCGGCGTCATGTCCACAACATCGCGCCCATCGTTATCGGCAAGGATGTCTGGATCGGTTCCGGTGCCATCCTCCTGCCGGGGGTGCATGTGGGCGATGGCGCCGTGGTGGCGGCAGGATCTGTGGTCCGTGAGGACGTTCCGCCGCGTACCATCGTGGCTGGTGTTCCGGCCAGGATCATCAAAACTGTGGAGCAGGGCGCCTAA
- a CDS encoding LysE family transporter, with amino-acid sequence MPASVLSAFFVFTFITAITPGPNNILALTTGGRAGFRGSIPVLAGICGGFFCVMAICGVLSFSFSVLSASFLQIMRYVGSAYLLWLAWKTAMPKAGGNSVGRADAGFMTGFVLQFVNVKIMVYGMTAYSAFILPHHDSVAALLAGMCFLTMMGSLGTIVWAVAGASLQSVFQRHARVTNGLLGAMLVGCAWSLLDQ; translated from the coding sequence ATGCCTGCATCGGTACTTTCGGCTTTTTTCGTATTCACCTTCATCACGGCCATCACGCCCGGCCCCAACAACATCCTGGCTCTTACGACGGGCGGCCGGGCAGGATTCAGGGGCAGTATCCCTGTTCTTGCCGGGATCTGCGGCGGTTTTTTCTGTGTCATGGCCATTTGCGGTGTACTTTCTTTCTCGTTTTCCGTGCTGTCCGCCTCCTTCCTGCAGATCATGCGCTATGTCGGGAGCGCCTATCTGCTCTGGCTGGCATGGAAGACCGCCATGCCGAAGGCAGGGGGCAACAGTGTCGGGCGTGCCGATGCGGGCTTCATGACCGGATTCGTGCTCCAGTTCGTCAACGTCAAGATCATGGTCTACGGCATGACGGCCTATTCCGCCTTCATCCTGCCGCACCATGATTCTGTTGCGGCACTTCTTGCCGGGATGTGCTTCCTGACCATGATGGGCAGTCTGGGCACCATCGTGTGGGCCGTGGCGGGAGCCAGTCTGCAGAGCGTTTTCCAGCGGCATGCCCGCGTGACGAATGGATTGCTGGGGGCTATGCTGGTCGGCTGTGCCTGGTCCCTGCTGGATCAGTGA
- a CDS encoding LysR family transcriptional regulator has product MDTRSIVVIKTILEEGSFQKAAQRLNCSQSTVTFQVRQLENELSVRLFERLGRRMVFTPAGKSILPHMEAILHSMQAITACNDPASLHGELRVAVAESLLSYKLHALLGDFVERAPAVKLQLHSLNCHDIREGILSGQYDLGVYYDVGGHPHTLEVLPLGQAKGIIVASPLLAPGLRDFDTPHQRKETSFIINEPRSIYRERMEAHLRARDILFRNTIELWSIESIKKTVAANLGVSFLPTFAVEQELAAGSLVELPARMSGRQVQAICVWHKNRESTPAMRLFRDLLQASALFPMLIHGVITEEIKVG; this is encoded by the coding sequence GTGGATACGCGCAGCATCGTCGTCATCAAGACCATCCTGGAAGAAGGCAGTTTCCAGAAGGCCGCGCAGCGCCTCAACTGCTCTCAGTCCACTGTGACCTTTCAGGTGCGCCAGCTCGAGAACGAGCTTTCTGTACGCCTTTTCGAGCGTCTTGGGAGGCGCATGGTCTTCACCCCTGCCGGCAAGAGCATCCTGCCTCATATGGAAGCTATCCTGCATTCCATGCAGGCCATCACGGCATGCAACGACCCTGCGTCCCTGCACGGGGAGCTGCGTGTGGCTGTGGCGGAATCCCTGCTCTCCTACAAGCTCCATGCCCTGCTCGGCGATTTCGTAGAGCGGGCTCCGGCTGTAAAGCTCCAGCTGCACAGCCTCAATTGTCACGACATCAGGGAAGGCATCCTCTCCGGCCAGTATGATCTGGGGGTCTATTATGATGTGGGCGGACATCCGCACACGCTGGAAGTACTGCCGCTCGGCCAGGCAAAAGGGATCATCGTCGCCTCCCCCCTGCTCGCTCCCGGGCTCCGGGACTTCGATACGCCCCACCAGAGGAAAGAGACCAGCTTCATCATCAACGAGCCTCGCAGCATCTACAGGGAACGTATGGAAGCCCACCTTCGAGCCAGGGACATCCTGTTCCGCAACACCATAGAGCTTTGGAGCATCGAATCCATCAAAAAGACCGTGGCTGCCAACCTGGGGGTCTCCTTCCTGCCGACGTTTGCCGTAGAGCAGGAACTGGCCGCCGGGAGCCTGGTAGAGCTGCCGGCACGCATGTCCGGCCGCCAGGTCCAGGCCATCTGCGTCTGGCACAAGAACAGAGAAAGCACGCCCGCCATGCGCCTTTTCAGGGATCTGCTGCAAGCTTCCGCCCTGTTCCCGATGTTGATTCATGGCGTAATAACCGAGGAGATAAAAGTGGGATAA